The following are from one region of the Rhodopirellula sp. P2 genome:
- a CDS encoding PVC-type heme-binding CxxCH protein, which produces MTVPRTLFATVAMLFVCSSASLSVAQTPALELQPGDHVCLIGNALGERMQHENHFETQLHAVRPELDLTVRNLCVPGDEPKIRLRSLDFRSPDDHLTHSAADVVLMFFGYNESYRLAAGLDDKKVLRDFADELDEVIRHTQSQVYNGKTSPRIAVISPIAFEETGDRNLPKAEPRNRALSKITRTMRAVADERGVTFVNLFTPTKELFEQDARRLTLDGAHLNSNGYAALAPILVRGLLGEVEVPEQANPELLAAVADKNFHWFNRYRAVNGFSIYGKRGTAGSDGTYNNRSVMNRELEILDHMTANRDARLWAIADGKAITAPIDDSNTLPFIIPKTNVGGPNDPNAKRGKLGSLEYLTTDEQLKTFSLPDGYEIQLVASEQQFPELANPVALDFDAQGRLWVSTMPSYPHWQPKSPMDDKLLILEDTDGDGTADECKTFAGGLHQPTGFEIGRGGVYVGGQHDIYFLEDTDGDDVADKRTRAIIGFDTADSHHGLAAFDFGPGGQLYAQEGTFKFTQIESPYGLTRNLEGGVFRYDPTTQKFGVHVNFAFANPWGFAFNEWGQDFIGDASPGKSYWATGISTRLDYPLKHPGGSQHRRVAGEQGYDDGLVDYQTFYPKRIRPLAGCRFLSSEHFPDDLQGNFLVTNVIGDRAVLRHKVVEKDSGYEGTEEPMLVGGGDGNFRPVDIEIAPDGSLYIIDWHNALIGHLQHNLRDPSRDHSHGRIWRLTHKDRPLVNLPVIAETSTEDLIDQLCSAVGRKNQRHAYRVRRELHARPTDEVLSAAKAKQDACLATADDDHDLLELLWLHQAHNQVNEELLTELLNSDNHRARSAATRVLSYWADRIDDSPQRYETLVADEHPRVRIEALRGISYAVGEPWALDDQDRLIRAALRVMEMPMDHYLEYALEETMQRFEQVIASRAPYLPKTAAPSGDHADSHPGHNHAAHIGPMAAYAVAGVHLLTDPGATFDGHGHKVAPYTAALPVFFDFPAEIVSYQIERLSTPALLAVPRDSSDPKFVPLHAAILARGEVQDQDRRAALDALVALQDSDPGDVLLGVIENLDWKNNDKRAVTRKAARGLSNMLLKLPAGNLEALRDRFTTAAKKGDAAIAPVALAGLIAAGDDVQSFDLAKRSDAARVNWLTGVAMLPARLDRESQRGRVVELLTTSEKKEVVAAAIRTLAVVPGDWNDTFEKVGNLACNGFRDDGIATLLTIPQNAYQPETSLKLARHLVNFAERTPPKNRTSVSFIDAMQVADRAIAKLPRQAAKQFRDRLREITVRLVRIKTVDEEMRYDVPYFAVEAGRPVQVVLENHDGMPHNLVFTVPGALKEVANLGLQAGPRGGFQGKQYVPESDLVLHSTDLVASNEKEPLTFTAPTEPGEYPYVCTFPQHWYRMYGVMVVVEDLDAYNANPFEPADPIGNNRSFIKAWTIEDFAGDKLTEGLRGRTAEIGQKIFEQATCASCHQVAGKGGQIGPALDEVVTKWKGDSREVLTEILHPSDRIDDKYAMHLVLTADGQTFSGLLVEETDDVVKLLANAEAKEPTVIEQDEIEQMVKTSTSMMPKALLDQYTEDEIFELLNYILSHQR; this is translated from the coding sequence ATGACAGTTCCCCGCACCTTGTTCGCCACTGTGGCGATGTTGTTTGTCTGTTCGTCGGCGAGTCTCAGCGTGGCGCAAACGCCTGCGTTGGAACTCCAACCGGGAGACCACGTCTGCCTGATCGGCAACGCGTTGGGCGAACGGATGCAGCATGAGAATCACTTCGAAACCCAGCTTCACGCGGTCCGCCCGGAATTGGATCTCACCGTCCGCAATCTGTGCGTCCCCGGCGATGAACCCAAAATCCGGTTGCGAAGTTTGGATTTCCGATCGCCTGACGATCATTTGACGCACAGTGCCGCGGACGTCGTGCTGATGTTCTTTGGTTACAACGAATCCTACCGTTTGGCGGCAGGACTCGACGACAAGAAAGTGCTGCGGGATTTCGCGGACGAACTGGACGAAGTGATCCGGCACACTCAATCGCAGGTCTACAACGGCAAGACCAGTCCTCGGATCGCCGTGATTTCGCCGATCGCGTTCGAAGAGACCGGTGACCGCAATTTGCCGAAAGCCGAACCTCGAAACCGAGCCCTCAGCAAGATCACACGGACCATGCGAGCCGTCGCGGATGAACGGGGAGTCACGTTTGTCAATTTGTTCACACCCACCAAGGAACTGTTCGAACAGGATGCTCGCCGATTGACGCTGGATGGCGCTCACCTGAATTCGAATGGCTACGCGGCGCTCGCTCCCATTTTGGTTCGCGGCTTGCTTGGTGAAGTCGAGGTGCCCGAACAAGCGAACCCCGAATTGCTGGCTGCGGTCGCTGACAAAAACTTCCACTGGTTCAATCGCTATCGCGCCGTGAACGGTTTTTCGATCTACGGCAAACGAGGAACCGCAGGCAGCGACGGCACGTACAACAACCGTTCGGTCATGAATCGCGAACTGGAGATCCTTGATCATATGACTGCCAACCGCGACGCCCGTCTCTGGGCGATCGCAGACGGCAAGGCAATCACGGCCCCCATCGACGATTCCAACACGCTGCCGTTCATCATTCCCAAAACCAACGTGGGTGGGCCCAATGATCCAAACGCGAAACGTGGCAAGCTTGGATCACTCGAATACCTGACCACCGACGAACAGCTCAAGACATTCTCGCTTCCCGATGGTTACGAGATTCAATTGGTGGCATCGGAACAACAGTTCCCCGAACTGGCCAATCCGGTCGCGTTGGACTTTGACGCCCAAGGACGCCTGTGGGTTTCAACCATGCCCAGCTACCCGCACTGGCAACCCAAGTCACCGATGGATGACAAACTGCTGATCTTGGAAGACACCGACGGCGACGGCACCGCGGACGAATGCAAAACGTTTGCCGGCGGATTGCACCAACCCACCGGTTTCGAAATCGGTCGTGGCGGTGTCTATGTCGGCGGGCAACATGACATCTACTTCCTGGAAGACACCGACGGGGACGATGTCGCTGACAAACGCACACGAGCGATCATCGGGTTTGACACCGCCGATTCGCACCACGGGTTGGCAGCGTTCGACTTTGGTCCGGGCGGACAACTTTACGCCCAAGAAGGCACGTTCAAATTCACGCAAATCGAAAGTCCCTATGGCTTGACACGAAACTTGGAAGGTGGGGTTTTCCGATACGATCCAACCACTCAAAAATTTGGGGTCCATGTCAACTTTGCATTCGCCAATCCATGGGGATTTGCGTTCAATGAGTGGGGCCAAGATTTCATTGGTGACGCGTCGCCCGGCAAAAGCTACTGGGCAACCGGCATCAGCACCCGTCTGGACTATCCCCTCAAACACCCCGGTGGCTCTCAACATCGTCGTGTTGCAGGGGAGCAAGGATACGACGACGGATTGGTCGACTACCAAACATTCTATCCCAAACGCATTCGGCCACTGGCAGGCTGCCGCTTTCTCAGCAGCGAACATTTCCCCGACGACTTGCAAGGCAATTTTTTGGTGACCAACGTCATCGGGGACCGAGCCGTGCTTCGCCACAAAGTTGTTGAAAAGGACTCGGGATATGAGGGCACCGAAGAACCGATGTTGGTCGGAGGCGGGGACGGAAATTTCCGCCCGGTCGACATCGAGATCGCTCCCGACGGTTCGCTCTACATCATCGATTGGCACAATGCATTGATCGGTCACCTGCAACACAACTTGCGTGACCCCAGTCGTGATCACAGTCACGGGCGAATCTGGCGTTTGACTCACAAAGACCGTCCCTTGGTCAACCTCCCCGTGATTGCAGAAACCAGCACCGAGGATCTGATCGATCAACTGTGCTCCGCAGTCGGCCGGAAGAACCAACGTCACGCTTACCGTGTCCGTCGTGAATTGCATGCTCGACCAACCGACGAGGTCCTCTCGGCTGCGAAAGCCAAACAGGACGCTTGCTTGGCGACCGCAGACGACGATCATGATCTGCTGGAATTGCTGTGGCTGCATCAAGCTCACAACCAGGTCAACGAAGAACTGCTGACCGAACTACTCAACAGCGACAATCATCGAGCCCGCAGTGCCGCCACACGCGTGCTGTCCTACTGGGCCGACCGAATCGACGACAGTCCCCAACGCTACGAGACCTTGGTGGCCGACGAACATCCGCGAGTTCGAATCGAAGCTCTGCGTGGGATCTCCTATGCCGTCGGCGAACCGTGGGCCCTGGACGACCAAGATCGCTTGATCCGCGCCGCCTTGCGGGTGATGGAAATGCCGATGGACCACTATCTCGAATACGCTCTCGAAGAAACCATGCAGCGGTTCGAACAAGTCATCGCCAGCCGCGCACCGTACTTGCCCAAAACCGCCGCCCCGTCCGGCGACCATGCCGACTCTCATCCCGGGCACAATCACGCAGCGCACATCGGCCCGATGGCGGCCTACGCGGTCGCTGGCGTCCACTTGTTGACGGACCCCGGAGCGACCTTTGATGGGCACGGTCACAAAGTGGCTCCCTACACCGCAGCGTTGCCTGTCTTCTTCGACTTCCCCGCCGAAATCGTCAGCTATCAGATCGAGCGATTGTCAACGCCCGCCTTGCTGGCCGTCCCCCGTGATTCCAGCGATCCGAAGTTCGTGCCGCTGCATGCCGCAATCCTCGCTCGAGGCGAAGTCCAAGACCAAGATCGCCGGGCGGCACTGGATGCCCTGGTCGCATTGCAGGACTCGGATCCCGGCGATGTCTTGCTGGGAGTCATCGAAAACCTGGACTGGAAGAACAATGACAAACGTGCTGTCACCCGAAAGGCAGCTCGCGGGCTGTCGAACATGTTGTTGAAACTTCCCGCCGGAAATCTGGAAGCGTTGCGAGACCGATTCACAACTGCGGCGAAAAAGGGCGATGCCGCGATCGCACCCGTCGCGTTGGCGGGGCTCATCGCGGCCGGTGACGACGTCCAGTCCTTCGATCTTGCCAAACGCTCCGATGCCGCTCGCGTGAATTGGTTGACCGGCGTTGCCATGCTGCCCGCTCGACTGGATCGCGAATCTCAACGGGGACGCGTGGTTGAACTGTTGACCACCAGTGAAAAAAAGGAAGTGGTTGCCGCCGCAATCCGAACACTGGCGGTCGTCCCCGGCGATTGGAACGACACCTTTGAAAAGGTCGGCAACCTTGCCTGCAACGGATTCCGCGACGATGGCATCGCCACCCTGCTCACGATCCCCCAGAACGCCTACCAACCGGAAACGTCTCTGAAGTTGGCCCGTCACCTGGTCAACTTTGCTGAACGAACCCCGCCGAAGAACCGCACCAGCGTTTCGTTCATCGATGCGATGCAGGTCGCTGACCGGGCCATCGCCAAGTTGCCTCGCCAAGCAGCCAAACAATTCCGGGATCGCCTGCGTGAAATCACGGTGCGTTTGGTTCGCATCAAGACGGTGGACGAAGAAATGCGTTACGACGTGCCGTACTTTGCCGTCGAAGCGGGACGCCCTGTGCAAGTCGTCTTGGAGAATCACGACGGGATGCCTCACAACTTGGTCTTCACCGTTCCTGGGGCACTGAAAGAAGTCGCCAACCTGGGACTGCAAGCTGGTCCGCGAGGCGGATTCCAAGGCAAACAATACGTGCCTGAATCCGACCTTGTCCTGCACAGCACCGACCTCGTCGCCTCCAACGAAAAGGAACCGTTGACGTTCACGGCTCCCACCGAACCAGGTGAGTACCCGTACGTCTGCACTTTCCCACAGCACTGGTATCGCATGTACGGCGTGATGGTCGTCGTGGAGGACCTGGACGCTTACAACGCCAATCCATTCGAACCCGCCGACCCGATCGGGAACAACCGTTCGTTCATCAAGGCTTGGACGATCGAAGATTTCGCGGGTGACAAGCTGACCGAAGGCTTGCGA